A genomic region of Roseofilum casamattae BLCC-M143 contains the following coding sequences:
- a CDS encoding CHAT domain-containing protein: MASSSTRLPSGSALFWFSLFPCLAWLGTLPASAQPMPIVPAADGTGTQVIPMGNQYQITGGQLSGDGANLFHSFTQFGLSPAQIANFLATPNIENILGRINGGDPSIINGLLQVSGGNSNLYLVNPAGILFGPDARLDVPAAFNASTATAIGFDGTNGTTNWFDAFGSNDYSSLVGTPTAFQFSATSSGQIVNLGNLTVSEGESLTLLGASAMSAGELTAPGGTITLMAVPGEQRVRISQPGHLLSLELPLQAGTPGTIGLTSANIVDLLAYSGINGGAQLAVNEQGEIAIAGSGFILPQQAGVAIASGTVDVSTTDPTASAGTINLFGEHVGVIDARLNAASPSQGGVIRVGGGLRGEEPFPNAAHTLVDAQSLIQANSTDYGDGGQILIWSDRLTQFQGTVTATGGPTSGHGGFVEVSSGDRLHFHGKVDVSAVNGDWGTLLLDPKNITISEEQTPLIPAVAFAVTGSIVQGFLEEDDVTLNTGLLEQQKGNIFLEATNNITIADGISLNFVPGNGSISFIADGDNSGTGSFQMDSTASINTSGRSLQISAASITAGTLNTSGNNSAGNVVLSATTGAIATESILTGMENGNGGNISLSTNGGDITTGNLWSGVEQSGNGGDISLTINGGSGNIDTTAGSVISAVTDGNGGDITLKINEGSGAIAIGTLEALSQNGNPGIITIDPLTVPTPAPTPAPTPTPAPAPTPTPAPAPTPTPTPTPAPTPTPAPTPAPTPTPAPAPAPTPTPAPTPAPTPTPAPTPAPTPTPAPAPAPTPTPAPAPVLTPFPTPVPEVTIEPEIAPPTPVSTPEPTPETELSGIELDSNFDTTSRANSLEPQLHTNSELPQLQIETPEKSATSEVAIAVSSSTVPTLFGIASTEFFSPEFSPSIGAEETETSDSESDGKESALNGAIALSIQQFNAIVQQREELIRQEYASYLGLEVQPTSRDSVEKIQAELSAIAEETRINTAIVYLGFSVTSPIASKQEKSKELGDRYLEIMMVTAEGKPFRKLISGATQEKVLERVTALNLELTNPRRRYTQSYLPMAQELYRWAIAPLQAELEQQKITHLSFVLEEGLRSLPMAALHDGDRFLVEDYSLGVMPSFSLTNRQPSRLQNGQVLAMGASQFSNLSPLPAVPIELRTIAQKWNGREFLDDDFTLANLQSIRQQHDYPILHFATHGEFLPGSPDRSYIQLWDGQLTLSELDRLGLDDSIVELLVLSACRTALGDRDAELGFTGLAVKAGVKSALGSLWHVSDEGTLALMSEFYAMLKSAPMKAKALQRAQIAMLKGEVTVRNGQLIVPGLETPIPLPEGLQELDNEVLNHPYFWSGFTLIGSPW; this comes from the coding sequence ATGGCTTCATCATCAACTCGCCTGCCTTCAGGTTCTGCCCTCTTCTGGTTCTCTCTTTTCCCTTGCTTAGCTTGGTTGGGAACTCTTCCAGCCTCGGCTCAACCCATGCCTATCGTTCCAGCGGCAGATGGGACGGGAACTCAAGTTATTCCTATGGGCAACCAATACCAAATTACTGGCGGACAGTTATCTGGAGATGGAGCCAACCTCTTCCATAGCTTTACTCAGTTCGGACTCTCTCCCGCACAAATTGCTAATTTTCTCGCTACTCCCAACATTGAGAATATTCTCGGGCGCATTAATGGCGGAGATCCTTCGATTATTAATGGACTGTTGCAAGTGAGCGGTGGTAATTCTAACTTGTATTTAGTTAATCCTGCTGGCATTCTCTTCGGTCCCGATGCTCGTTTAGATGTGCCTGCTGCCTTTAATGCGAGTACTGCTACAGCTATTGGGTTCGATGGAACCAATGGAACCACAAACTGGTTTGATGCGTTTGGCTCGAATGATTATAGTTCGTTGGTGGGTACGCCAACTGCCTTTCAATTTAGTGCAACCTCTAGCGGCCAAATTGTCAACTTGGGGAATTTAACTGTTTCTGAGGGGGAAAGCTTAACCTTACTCGGTGCTTCGGCGATGAGTGCGGGAGAACTAACCGCTCCTGGAGGAACCATTACTCTCATGGCAGTTCCCGGAGAGCAGCGCGTCAGAATTTCTCAACCCGGCCATTTATTAAGCTTAGAACTTCCGTTGCAGGCTGGGACGCCCGGTACTATTGGACTGACATCTGCCAATATAGTCGATCTACTTGCTTATTCTGGTATTAATGGTGGCGCGCAACTAGCCGTTAACGAGCAAGGAGAGATCGCGATCGCCGGTTCTGGATTTATTCTGCCACAACAGGCTGGAGTTGCGATCGCCTCGGGAACCGTAGATGTTTCCACAACTGACCCCACCGCGTCTGCTGGAACCATAAATCTTTTCGGCGAACACGTAGGAGTTATCGACGCTCGCCTCAATGCTGCAAGTCCCTCTCAAGGCGGCGTTATCAGGGTTGGTGGAGGACTTCGAGGTGAAGAACCTTTCCCGAATGCTGCTCATACTCTTGTTGATGCTCAATCTCTCATTCAAGCCAACAGCACTGACTATGGAGACGGCGGCCAAATTCTCATTTGGTCGGATCGACTCACTCAGTTTCAGGGCACAGTGACAGCAACCGGCGGGCCAACCTCTGGTCATGGTGGCTTTGTGGAAGTATCTAGTGGCGATCGATTGCATTTTCACGGAAAGGTTGATGTTAGTGCAGTCAATGGGGACTGGGGAACTCTATTGCTCGACCCAAAGAATATTACGATTTCTGAAGAACAAACTCCTTTGATTCCCGCCGTTGCATTTGCTGTCACCGGTTCGATCGTGCAAGGCTTTCTTGAGGAAGATGATGTGACCTTGAATACCGGTCTGTTAGAGCAACAAAAGGGTAATATTTTCCTGGAAGCGACGAACAATATTACGATCGCGGACGGTATTTCACTCAATTTCGTTCCAGGCAACGGCTCGATCTCCTTTATTGCTGATGGAGATAACAGTGGCACTGGCTCGTTTCAGATGGACTCAACAGCTTCCATTAATACATCAGGACGGTCTCTACAAATCTCTGCGGCAAGTATTACAGCCGGTACATTAAATACCAGCGGTAATAATAGTGCTGGAAATGTCGTGTTGAGTGCTACAACTGGAGCGATCGCGACAGAGTCCATTTTAACCGGAATGGAGAATGGCAATGGCGGTAATATTTCGCTTTCTACTAATGGTGGAGATATTACAACGGGTAATCTTTGGTCTGGGGTCGAACAATCTGGAAATGGAGGCGATATTTCCCTCACCATTAATGGCGGGAGCGGTAATATTGATACGACGGCAGGTAGTGTTATCTCTGCGGTAACTGATGGGAATGGTGGCGATATTACCTTGAAAATTAATGAGGGAAGTGGGGCGATCGCTATCGGTACTTTAGAGGCACTCTCTCAAAATGGCAATCCCGGCATAATTACTATCGATCCACTGACTGTACCAACTCCAGCGCCTACACCAGCACCGACTCCAACTCCAGCGCCAGCACCGACTCCAACTCCAGCGCCAGCACCAACCCCAACTCCAACGCCTACGCCAGCACCGACTCCAACTCCAGCGCCTACGCCAGCACCGACTCCAACCCCAGCGCCAGCTCCAGCACCGACTCCAACCCCAGCGCCTACGCCAGCACCGACTCCAACCCCAGCGCCTACGCCAGCACCGACTCCAACCCCAGCGCCAGCTCCAGCACCGACTCCAACCCCAGCTCCGGCACCAGTCCTAACTCCATTTCCGACTCCCGTACCAGAAGTGACGATAGAACCCGAAATAGCTCCTCCGACTCCAGTTTCCACCCCAGAACCAACTCCAGAGACCGAGCTATCAGGTATTGAGTTAGACTCCAATTTCGACACAACAAGCAGAGCAAATTCTCTGGAACCACAGCTCCATACCAATTCTGAATTACCTCAATTGCAGATAGAAACGCCAGAGAAATCTGCGACTTCTGAGGTTGCAATTGCCGTTTCTTCAAGCACAGTTCCCACTCTGTTCGGTATAGCATCTACTGAGTTCTTTTCTCCAGAATTTTCTCCCTCGATTGGAGCGGAAGAGACAGAAACATCCGATTCAGAATCCGATGGAAAAGAAAGCGCGCTCAATGGGGCGATCGCGCTTTCTATCCAGCAGTTTAATGCCATAGTGCAGCAACGAGAAGAGTTGATTCGGCAAGAATATGCCAGTTATTTAGGATTAGAAGTACAACCAACATCGAGGGATTCTGTTGAAAAAATACAAGCAGAATTGAGTGCAATTGCAGAGGAAACGAGGATAAATACAGCCATTGTTTATCTGGGATTTTCGGTAACGAGTCCTATAGCATCCAAACAGGAAAAATCGAAGGAATTAGGCGATCGCTATTTGGAGATTATGATGGTGACGGCTGAAGGAAAACCCTTTCGCAAGCTTATCTCCGGCGCTACCCAAGAAAAAGTACTCGAACGAGTTACTGCTTTAAACTTAGAATTAACCAATCCGAGACGGCGATATACTCAAAGTTATTTGCCGATGGCGCAAGAGTTATATCGTTGGGCGATCGCGCCCTTACAAGCAGAATTGGAGCAGCAAAAAATTACTCATTTAAGCTTTGTTTTAGAGGAAGGATTGCGATCGCTACCGATGGCAGCTCTTCATGATGGCGATCGCTTTTTAGTTGAAGACTATAGTTTGGGAGTCATGCCCAGTTTCTCCTTAACCAACCGACAGCCTTCTCGCCTGCAGAACGGTCAAGTTTTAGCCATGGGAGCCTCTCAATTCTCCAATCTGTCTCCCTTACCTGCCGTGCCTATTGAACTGAGAACAATCGCGCAAAAATGGAATGGTCGAGAATTTCTTGATGACGATTTTACTTTAGCAAATTTACAATCCATTCGTCAGCAACATGATTACCCAATTCTGCATTTCGCGACTCATGGAGAATTCCTTCCGGGAAGTCCCGATCGCTCTTATATTCAATTATGGGATGGTCAATTAACCTTAAGTGAATTGGATCGGTTGGGACTAGACGATTCCATCGTAGAATTATTAGTATTAAGTGCCTGTCGCACGGCATTAGGCGATCGCGATGCCGAATTAGGATTTACTGGATTAGCGGTGAAAGCTGGAGTAAAATCTGCATTGGGCAGTTTATGGCATGTTAGCGATGAAGGCACCTTGGCGTTGATGAGCGAGTTTTATGCCATGCTCAAGAGCGCGCCGATGAAAGCGAAAGCCTTGCAACGCGCTCAAATTGCTATGCTCAAAGGTGAAGTAACCGTTCGCAACGGACAGTTAATCGTTCCGGGTTTGGAAACCCCTATTCCTTTACCAGAAGGCTTACAAGAGTTGGATAATGAAGTTCTCAATCATCCCTATTTTTGGTCGGGATTTACCTTAATTGGTTCTCCTTGGTAA
- a CDS encoding zinc ribbon domain-containing protein — translation MTYMCDLDGGIRIYLDETGGQTTVTVLSSQPGQQQQSSSSWQTGAWTAVPEVFPRPGGAIVKISTAEGDRFLQVQGMQVGIAAVSSPTEPGVALQPVESMPSMPAMQPMSMQPMQPMSSMKPMQPMKMGDMEMNMSPMTMKMGNMELSMGESANRESQKRFCSQCGAPVQPDDRFCSSCGNQLRS, via the coding sequence ATGACGTATATGTGCGATTTAGATGGGGGAATTCGGATATATTTAGATGAAACAGGAGGACAAACTACGGTTACTGTTCTCTCGAGTCAACCGGGACAGCAACAGCAGTCGAGCAGTTCTTGGCAAACGGGAGCCTGGACTGCGGTACCGGAGGTCTTTCCTCGTCCCGGGGGCGCGATCGTTAAAATTAGTACAGCAGAAGGCGATCGCTTTCTGCAAGTGCAAGGAATGCAGGTCGGTATCGCCGCTGTTTCCAGTCCGACAGAGCCAGGAGTAGCACTGCAACCGGTGGAGTCTATGCCCTCAATGCCAGCAATGCAACCCATGTCAATGCAACCGATGCAACCCATGTCGTCAATGAAACCCATGCAACCGATGAAGATGGGAGATATGGAGATGAATATGTCACCAATGACGATGAAAATGGGTAATATGGAACTGAGTATGGGAGAGAGCGCTAACCGAGAATCTCAGAAGCGTTTTTGCAGTCAATGCGGCGCACCGGTGCAACCGGACGATCGCTTTTGCTCCAGTTGCGGTAACCAACTGCGATCGTAA
- a CDS encoding carotenoid oxygenase family protein, protein MSASSPTTAPPSWSAAVTQPGREFPLTPLPLLEGEIPPGLRGTLYRNGPGRLERGGARVGHWFDGDGAILAVRFSDGGATGVYRYVQTQGYREESAAGRFLYPGFGMRAPGPFWKRWGKFPKHCANTSVLALPDKLLALWEGGHPYGLDLETLETLGLDSLSQLEPEMVYSAHPKVDGATGEIFNFGVSPGPSPQLHLYKSDRNGTITQQAKHPLQSSPVLHDFAIAGPYLVFFIPPVEIQLLPILFGYRSFADSLKWQPSQGTQILIFDRHSLELVSQSTAESWYQWHFSNGFVDDRGSIIIDFARYDDFQTNEFLREVASGKTKTAALSRLWRSHLNPKTGELTDSYPLVELSSEFPSVAPSEVGNYARYTYLSVRREGTSLAEDLLDAIARWDDRTQTLEIADPGSGLYPTEPIYVTDLENSDRGWLLTVVYCSSSHTSEVWVYDAARLSDAPVCRLQLPSVIPIGFHGTWKAQMR, encoded by the coding sequence ATGTCTGCATCTTCCCCAACAACTGCACCGCCAAGTTGGAGTGCGGCCGTCACTCAACCCGGCCGGGAGTTTCCCCTAACTCCTTTGCCTCTTCTGGAAGGAGAAATTCCTCCAGGACTGCGAGGAACTCTGTATCGTAACGGGCCGGGCCGACTCGAGCGAGGAGGAGCGCGCGTCGGTCATTGGTTTGATGGCGATGGAGCGATTTTAGCCGTCCGCTTCAGCGATGGAGGAGCGACTGGGGTTTATCGCTACGTGCAAACTCAAGGATACCGGGAAGAAAGCGCAGCGGGTCGGTTTTTGTATCCGGGGTTTGGCATGAGAGCACCCGGGCCGTTTTGGAAACGGTGGGGAAAATTTCCGAAACATTGCGCGAATACGTCAGTTTTGGCTCTACCGGATAAGCTTTTGGCGCTTTGGGAAGGAGGACATCCCTATGGGTTGGACTTGGAAACATTAGAAACTTTGGGTTTAGACTCCCTATCGCAACTGGAACCAGAGATGGTTTATTCGGCTCATCCGAAGGTGGATGGAGCAACTGGAGAGATTTTTAATTTTGGGGTCAGTCCCGGACCTTCGCCGCAGTTACATTTATATAAGAGCGATCGCAACGGCACCATTACCCAACAAGCCAAACACCCATTGCAGAGTTCGCCAGTTCTGCACGATTTTGCGATCGCCGGCCCCTATCTGGTCTTCTTTATTCCTCCCGTCGAAATCCAGCTTTTACCCATTCTGTTTGGGTATCGCAGTTTTGCCGACTCATTAAAATGGCAGCCGAGTCAAGGAACGCAAATTTTAATCTTCGATCGCCATAGTCTGGAATTAGTCAGCCAAAGTACGGCAGAATCTTGGTATCAGTGGCATTTTAGCAATGGATTTGTTGACGATCGCGGCTCGATTATTATCGATTTTGCCCGCTACGACGATTTCCAAACCAATGAATTTTTGCGCGAGGTTGCCTCCGGGAAAACGAAAACGGCAGCACTATCGCGACTGTGGCGATCGCATCTGAATCCGAAAACCGGAGAACTCACAGACAGTTATCCTCTGGTAGAGCTAAGTAGTGAATTTCCAAGCGTTGCTCCCTCGGAAGTCGGAAACTACGCGCGCTATACTTATTTATCCGTGCGTCGAGAAGGAACCAGTTTAGCGGAAGATTTGCTCGATGCGATCGCCCGTTGGGACGATCGCACTCAAACTCTGGAAATTGCCGATCCCGGTAGCGGATTGTACCCCACCGAACCCATTTATGTTACCGACTTAGAAAATAGCGATCGCGGTTGGCTCCTAACTGTTGTCTATTGCAGCTCCAGCCATACCAGCGAAGTTTGGGTGTATGATGCCGCCCGTTTGAGCGATGCTCCAGTCTGTCGCTTGCAACTGCCTAGTGTTATCCCGATTGGGTTTCATGGAACGTGGAAAGCACAAATGCGATAA
- a CDS encoding DUF29 domain-containing protein, translated as MNDRVKSKSLSLYEIDYQVWLEKTIIQLQSHAWDMVDVENLLEELESLGKRERRAISSYLMRLCEHLLKVEYWDTERERCLPGWSREIANFRIEIAAELESSPSLKPFLEDIFVKQYQNGRKLFLKSSELDPDEIPNCPKFTLEEALDEHWLP; from the coding sequence ATGAACGATCGAGTTAAGAGCAAATCACTATCTTTATACGAAATAGACTATCAAGTTTGGCTAGAAAAAACTATAATTCAGCTACAATCTCATGCTTGGGATATGGTCGATGTGGAAAACTTACTCGAGGAGTTAGAAAGTTTGGGAAAGCGAGAAAGACGAGCGATTTCTAGTTATTTAATGCGACTGTGCGAACATCTGCTCAAAGTTGAGTATTGGGATACCGAACGAGAACGTTGCTTGCCGGGATGGAGTCGGGAAATTGCAAATTTTCGGATTGAAATTGCAGCGGAATTGGAGAGTAGTCCCAGTTTGAAACCCTTTTTAGAAGATATTTTTGTGAAGCAATATCAAAATGGTAGAAAGCTCTTTCTCAAGTCGAGTGAGTTAGATCCCGATGAGATTCCGAATTGTCCTAAGTTTACCCTAGAGGAAGCCTTAGACGAACACTGGCTACCTTAA
- a CDS encoding type II secretion system F family protein: MAVKPQEKILFLRNLAELLEAGVSLKQGLTLAGRECDRNFQCYLQAASRSLRNGTDLASALTVHLSRNRKAEGYFDPWAIALIRLAENQGTLPETCLLLAETWQTQAEWAKYHRSMRSSTLIALWSLLTLAMGVLSPNPTALLEPQFWLQSAGIALLLWILLISVARYLPSFLAPIGMYLPLARQFIEAYALCNLAQVRLPLSCAMPILTALELVREQVPNITMRHNLSMATRQMRRGQTLSESFYKKVPAIAFEFLRTGEETGDLAAAWENIARYYQGELNKGLSFLNTSLRLISFLALANLVLIVCIRAMMAILNATNP; this comes from the coding sequence ATGGCCGTAAAACCCCAAGAAAAAATACTCTTCTTGAGAAATTTAGCCGAATTGCTTGAGGCAGGAGTTAGCCTGAAGCAAGGCTTAACCTTAGCCGGGAGAGAGTGCGATCGCAATTTTCAATGCTATTTACAAGCTGCCAGTCGCTCCCTGCGCAACGGCACAGATCTGGCTTCTGCGCTCACCGTTCATCTCTCCCGGAACCGCAAAGCCGAGGGATATTTCGACCCTTGGGCGATCGCTCTCATTCGTCTCGCTGAAAACCAAGGAACTTTGCCAGAAACTTGTCTGCTCCTCGCTGAAACTTGGCAAACTCAAGCAGAATGGGCTAAATACCATCGTTCCATGCGTAGCAGTACCCTTATTGCTCTCTGGAGTTTGCTCACCCTGGCTATGGGAGTACTTAGCCCCAACCCCACAGCTCTTTTAGAACCTCAATTTTGGTTGCAAAGTGCGGGCATTGCCCTCCTTCTATGGATTCTCCTCATCTCCGTTGCCCGCTATTTACCCTCATTCCTCGCTCCCATCGGCATGTATCTGCCCTTGGCTCGCCAATTTATTGAAGCTTATGCCTTGTGTAACTTAGCTCAAGTGCGCTTGCCCTTAAGTTGTGCTATGCCCATTCTCACAGCTTTAGAGCTAGTTCGAGAACAAGTTCCCAACATTACAATGCGCCATAATTTGAGTATGGCAACTCGGCAAATGCGTCGAGGACAAACCCTAAGCGAAAGCTTTTACAAAAAAGTTCCGGCGATCGCCTTCGAGTTTTTGCGAACCGGAGAAGAAACCGGAGATTTAGCTGCTGCTTGGGAAAATATTGCGCGCTACTATCAAGGCGAACTGAATAAAGGTTTGAGCTTCTTAAACACGAGTTTGCGTTTAATTAGTTTCTTGGCTCTGGCGAATTTAGTGTTAATTGTGTGTATTCGTGCCATGATGGCAATTCTGAATGCGACTAATCCATGA
- a CDS encoding AEC family transporter, producing MNVILSALVPVSFIIAIGIVAGRTLSLERSTLSQLAVYILTPALIASSLYETTLSSDSTFGLILGYLIVSLCVFAIAQSLGKLLKLPSRSQKSLIASSVFANTGNMGLPFVTFALGEAGLERAIICLIISSLVIFSTGPGLLQGGGWKESLRLTIKLPLIWAIMAGLLLRFFSIQLPLRLDDGLELLGGAAIPIALIVLGIQLSATRFQLGLYEGLTAVIRLLVAPAIAYGVGHVLELDTLDAQVLILQSAMPTAVNTVVLITQFGGDASRAARTVVVSTVMSLATLPLILWLSLLL from the coding sequence ATGAACGTTATCTTATCGGCCTTAGTCCCGGTTAGTTTTATTATTGCGATTGGTATCGTTGCCGGGCGCACTCTCAGCTTAGAACGTTCGACTCTCTCCCAGCTTGCTGTCTATATTCTCACGCCAGCGCTAATTGCCAGCAGCCTTTACGAAACTACCTTATCCAGCGATAGCACTTTCGGTTTAATTCTCGGCTATCTTATCGTCTCTCTCTGCGTTTTTGCGATCGCACAAAGCTTAGGCAAATTGCTGAAATTGCCTTCGCGATCGCAAAAAAGCCTGATTGCCAGTTCTGTATTTGCCAATACCGGTAATATGGGGCTGCCTTTTGTCACCTTTGCCTTAGGAGAAGCCGGACTAGAGCGAGCTATCATTTGCCTCATTATTTCTAGTTTAGTTATCTTTTCCACCGGACCGGGACTGTTACAAGGCGGTGGATGGAAAGAAAGCCTTCGGCTAACTATAAAACTGCCATTAATTTGGGCAATTATGGCAGGTTTGCTCTTGCGTTTCTTCTCCATTCAATTGCCCTTACGACTCGATGACGGACTGGAGTTATTGGGAGGCGCTGCCATTCCCATTGCCTTAATTGTGCTCGGTATTCAACTGAGCGCCACTCGCTTTCAACTGGGACTCTACGAAGGATTAACTGCCGTTATTCGCTTATTGGTGGCTCCGGCGATCGCCTATGGAGTCGGTCATGTTTTAGAATTAGATACTTTAGACGCGCAAGTGCTAATTTTACAGAGCGCTATGCCAACCGCAGTAAATACCGTCGTCTTAATTACCCAATTTGGTGGCGATGCATCGCGAGCGGCACGGACAGTGGTAGTCTCTACAGTAATGTCTTTAGCGACTCTGCCCTTAATTCTCTGGTTGTCGCTGTTGCTTTAG